From one Pseudopipra pipra isolate bDixPip1 chromosome 2, bDixPip1.hap1, whole genome shotgun sequence genomic stretch:
- the CLN5 gene encoding bis(monoacylglycero)phosphate synthase CLN5 isoform X1 — translation MGAARCSRLLPLLLPLLLPLLAAWGPRVSGGLRAPRRRWPVPYRRFDYRPKTDPYCQARYTFCPTGSAIPVMKEEDVIEVYRLQAPVWEFKYGDLLGHLKIMHDAVGFRSSLTGKNYTMEWYELFQLGNCTFPHLRPGIDAPFWCNQGAACFYEGIDDAHWKENGTLVLVTTISGTMFNEMAQWVKYDNETGIYYETWTVQASPDKQSTVWFDSYECSKFILRTYQKLADLGAVFKKIQTNYTSIILFSGEPIYLGNETSIFGPLGNKTLAAAIRDFYSPFKPHQSVREFFVDLVRIIDRVILNHQFYLFYNLEYWFLPMKFPYLKIIYEEVPLPVGSKESFGV, via the exons ATGGGCGCCGCGCGCTGCTCCCGGCTCCTGCCGCTCCTGCTGCCGCTCCTGCTGCCGCTCTTGGCGGCGTGGGGGCCCCGTGTCTCGGGCGGGCTCCGCGCCCCGCGGCGGCGCTGGCCGGTGCCCTACAG GCGCTTTGATTACCGTCCAAAAACTGATCCTTACTGCCAAGCTCGTTACACCTTCTGTCCCACTGGCTCTGCCATTCCAGTTATGAAAGAAGAGGATGTCATTGAAGTGTATCGATTACAGGCTCCAGTATGGGAATTCAAGTATGGAGACCTACTAGGACACTTG aaaattatgCATGATGCTGTAGGTTTCAGGAGCTCTCTAACAGGCAAAAACTACACAATGGAGTGGTATGAGCTCTTCCAGCTTGGGAACTGCACGTTTCCACATCTGCGGCCTGGCATAGATGCACCGTTCTGGTGTAACCAGGGAGCTGCCTGCTTTTATGAAGGAATAGATGATGCACACTGGAAGGAAAATGGAACTTTAGTTCTTGTGACTACAATATCAG GAACCATGTTTAATGAAATGGCACAATGGGTAAAATATGACAATGAGACTGGTATTTACTACGAGACCTGGACAGTTCAAGCAAGTCCTGACAAACAATCAACAGTATGGTTTGACTCTTATGAGTGCTCGAAGTTTATACTGAGAACCTACCAAAAGCTGGCTGACTTAGGAGCTGTATTTAAGAAGATACAAACAAACTATACAAGCATAATTTTATTCAGCGGAGAACCTATTTATTTGGGAAATGAAACATCTATTTTTGGACCACTAGGAAACAAGACATTGGCAGCAGCTATAAGAGACTTCTACAGTCCATTTAAACCTCATCAGTCAGTCAGAGAGTTTTTTGTGGATCTTGTAAGAATAATTGATCGTGTCATCTTGAATCATCAGTTTTACCTCTTCTACAACTTGGAATACTGGTTTTTACCTATGAAGTTTCCTTAtctcaaaataatttatgaagaGGTCCCTTTACCTGTTGGAAGCAAAGAGTCCTTCGGTGTATAG
- the CLN5 gene encoding bis(monoacylglycero)phosphate synthase CLN5 isoform X2 translates to MTARPLNAFNSRRKVAMRKSGRFDYRPKTDPYCQARYTFCPTGSAIPVMKEEDVIEVYRLQAPVWEFKYGDLLGHLKIMHDAVGFRSSLTGKNYTMEWYELFQLGNCTFPHLRPGIDAPFWCNQGAACFYEGIDDAHWKENGTLVLVTTISGTMFNEMAQWVKYDNETGIYYETWTVQASPDKQSTVWFDSYECSKFILRTYQKLADLGAVFKKIQTNYTSIILFSGEPIYLGNETSIFGPLGNKTLAAAIRDFYSPFKPHQSVREFFVDLVRIIDRVILNHQFYLFYNLEYWFLPMKFPYLKIIYEEVPLPVGSKESFGV, encoded by the exons ATGACTGCCCGCCCTTTAAACGCCTTTAATTCCCGCAGGAAAGTTGCGATGAGGAAATCGGG GCGCTTTGATTACCGTCCAAAAACTGATCCTTACTGCCAAGCTCGTTACACCTTCTGTCCCACTGGCTCTGCCATTCCAGTTATGAAAGAAGAGGATGTCATTGAAGTGTATCGATTACAGGCTCCAGTATGGGAATTCAAGTATGGAGACCTACTAGGACACTTG aaaattatgCATGATGCTGTAGGTTTCAGGAGCTCTCTAACAGGCAAAAACTACACAATGGAGTGGTATGAGCTCTTCCAGCTTGGGAACTGCACGTTTCCACATCTGCGGCCTGGCATAGATGCACCGTTCTGGTGTAACCAGGGAGCTGCCTGCTTTTATGAAGGAATAGATGATGCACACTGGAAGGAAAATGGAACTTTAGTTCTTGTGACTACAATATCAG GAACCATGTTTAATGAAATGGCACAATGGGTAAAATATGACAATGAGACTGGTATTTACTACGAGACCTGGACAGTTCAAGCAAGTCCTGACAAACAATCAACAGTATGGTTTGACTCTTATGAGTGCTCGAAGTTTATACTGAGAACCTACCAAAAGCTGGCTGACTTAGGAGCTGTATTTAAGAAGATACAAACAAACTATACAAGCATAATTTTATTCAGCGGAGAACCTATTTATTTGGGAAATGAAACATCTATTTTTGGACCACTAGGAAACAAGACATTGGCAGCAGCTATAAGAGACTTCTACAGTCCATTTAAACCTCATCAGTCAGTCAGAGAGTTTTTTGTGGATCTTGTAAGAATAATTGATCGTGTCATCTTGAATCATCAGTTTTACCTCTTCTACAACTTGGAATACTGGTTTTTACCTATGAAGTTTCCTTAtctcaaaataatttatgaagaGGTCCCTTTACCTGTTGGAAGCAAAGAGTCCTTCGGTGTATAG